A genomic segment from Desulfonatronum lacustre DSM 10312 encodes:
- a CDS encoding CopG family antitoxin — protein MTDTMQFDAEEEQILRDFERGEFQRIPNLEAEKEELEASARRTLQKDKRINIRISSRDLERLRMRAAREGIPYQTYISGALHKLVSGRLKEVG, from the coding sequence ATGACCGATACGATGCAGTTTGATGCGGAGGAAGAACAGATTCTTCGAGATTTTGAACGTGGAGAATTCCAGAGAATTCCCAATCTGGAAGCAGAGAAAGAGGAACTGGAAGCCTCAGCGCGCAGAACCCTCCAGAAAGATAAACGGATTAATATCCGAATATCTTCTCGCGACCTGGAACGTTTACGGATGCGAGCCGCGCGTGAAGGCATTCCCTACCAGACCTACATCTCAGGGGCATTGCACAAGCTCGTTTCCGGAAGACTGAAGGAAGTAGGGTAA
- a CDS encoding ADP-ribosylglycohydrolase family protein: MRAKHIIERAQGCLLGQLAGDALGSLVEFQSSEQIQRAYPDGVRDMADGGAHDTLAGQPTDDSEMALALARMLVSRRDYDAGAANRGYLDWLRSAPFSRGATITAGLTGEPNQDSQANGALMRISPLGIFGSRFELSQVARWAVQDAELTHPHPICLQVNALFTMAIARAVATGANPKELVVDMLVWAQDMDADPLLFRVIKACINEPPRDYLHHQGWVLIAFGNAVWQLLNAPSLEDGIVDTVMRGGDTDTNAAICGALLGAVHGLSAVPERWTKTVLACRPQEGLPGVRRPRPEIYWPVDALELAEQLLHTP; this comes from the coding sequence ATGCGGGCAAAACATATCATCGAACGAGCCCAGGGATGCCTGCTGGGGCAACTGGCCGGCGACGCGCTGGGAAGCCTGGTGGAATTTCAGTCCTCGGAGCAAATCCAGCGCGCGTATCCCGACGGGGTGCGCGACATGGCCGACGGCGGTGCGCACGACACCCTCGCGGGCCAACCCACGGATGATTCCGAAATGGCCCTGGCCCTGGCCAGGATGCTCGTTTCCCGCCGCGACTACGACGCCGGGGCCGCGAACCGGGGCTATCTCGACTGGCTACGCTCCGCCCCCTTCTCCCGCGGCGCGACCATCACCGCCGGACTGACCGGCGAACCAAATCAGGACAGCCAAGCCAACGGGGCCCTGATGCGCATCAGCCCCCTGGGCATATTCGGTTCGCGATTCGAGTTGAGCCAGGTGGCCCGATGGGCCGTCCAAGACGCTGAACTGACCCATCCCCACCCGATTTGTCTCCAGGTCAACGCCCTCTTCACCATGGCCATTGCCCGTGCCGTTGCCACCGGAGCCAATCCCAAGGAACTTGTCGTCGACATGCTCGTATGGGCCCAGGACATGGACGCCGACCCGCTCCTGTTCCGTGTGATCAAAGCCTGCATCAACGAACCGCCAAGAGATTATCTCCATCACCAGGGCTGGGTGCTCATCGCCTTCGGCAACGCCGTCTGGCAGCTGCTCAACGCCCCAAGTCTGGAAGACGGGATCGTGGACACGGTCATGCGCGGCGGGGACACGGACACCAACGCCGCCATCTGCGGGGCATTGCTGGGCGCGGTCCACGGCCTGAGCGCCGTGCCGGAAAGATGGACCAAAACCGTCCTCGCCTGCCGCCCCCAGGAGGGCCTACCCGGAGTGCGCCGTCCCCGTCCGGAAATCTACTGGCCCGTGGATGCCCTGGAACTGGCCGAACAGTTGCTCCACACGCCGTAA
- a CDS encoding BrnT family toxin → MFLEQTRGISFEDVVVSIENGQVLDVIRHPNRDRYPRQNIIILNMDGYVWLVPYIKQSGVRFLKTVIPSRKATKEYLS, encoded by the coding sequence GTGTTTCTCGAACAAACACGAGGCATAAGCTTCGAGGATGTCGTGGTCAGCATTGAGAACGGTCAGGTACTGGACGTCATCCGGCATCCTAACCGGGATCGCTATCCTCGCCAGAACATCATCATTTTGAACATGGACGGTTATGTCTGGCTGGTTCCGTACATCAAACAGAGTGGCGTCAGGTTTCTGAAAACCGTCATCCCCAGTCGCAAAGCAACAAAGGAGTATCTGTCATGA
- a CDS encoding glycosyltransferase family 9 protein, which yields MNVHLIIQLARFGDIIQTKRLIRGLLADPGNQVHLAVDAGLVELAEMIYPDVMVHGLPVHDPHSEPATLIRSCADIFSAWKAADVVRVYNLNHSGFNHVLAGLFAPEQVVGYRWHQGQALRGAWPETVFRLSAHRTANPLNLMDYWGFFLDPSQSPALVNPPATPKGGGLGVVLAGRHARRTLPVPILARVIQAAAARIDGWIHLLGTTAEREPARALRPLLPATIQARLNDLTGRTGWTGLRDVVQGLDLLLTPDTGTMHLAAHLGTPVTAFFLSSAWAFETGPYGEGHQVWQSVEPCAPCLEAAPCPRSAACAQAFADKAVLARLARSAPSAGPERTNHPAPPESLCLLRTGLDDFGLEFHPLAGELPDQEARTARRELLRSHRLRIVPRRVLLEQTAAEALYHEPDWMIDTP from the coding sequence ATGAACGTGCATCTTATCATCCAATTGGCCCGCTTCGGGGATATCATCCAGACCAAACGGCTGATTCGCGGCCTGCTGGCCGACCCCGGCAACCAGGTCCATTTGGCCGTGGACGCCGGGCTGGTTGAACTGGCCGAGATGATCTATCCGGACGTGATGGTCCACGGCCTGCCGGTCCATGACCCGCATTCGGAACCCGCGACCCTGATCCGCTCCTGCGCCGATATCTTCTCCGCCTGGAAGGCCGCGGACGTGGTCCGGGTCTACAACCTGAACCATTCAGGCTTCAACCATGTCCTGGCCGGATTGTTCGCGCCGGAGCAGGTCGTGGGCTATCGGTGGCATCAGGGCCAGGCGCTGCGAGGTGCGTGGCCGGAAACGGTCTTCCGGCTCAGTGCGCACCGAACGGCCAATCCCCTGAATCTGATGGACTATTGGGGTTTTTTTCTTGACCCTTCCCAATCCCCGGCCCTGGTCAACCCTCCGGCAACGCCCAAGGGCGGAGGGCTGGGCGTGGTCCTGGCCGGACGCCATGCCCGGCGGACCCTGCCGGTTCCCATCCTGGCCAGGGTAATCCAGGCCGCGGCGGCCCGGATCGACGGCTGGATTCATCTGCTGGGAACGACTGCGGAGCGCGAACCGGCCAGAGCGTTGCGGCCCCTGCTCCCGGCCACGATCCAGGCCAGGTTGAACGACCTCACCGGGCGCACCGGCTGGACCGGTCTGCGCGACGTGGTCCAAGGGCTGGACCTGCTGCTCACCCCGGACACCGGGACCATGCACCTGGCCGCGCACCTGGGCACCCCGGTCACGGCCTTTTTCCTTTCCTCGGCCTGGGCCTTCGAGACCGGACCCTATGGCGAAGGCCATCAGGTTTGGCAATCCGTGGAACCCTGCGCTCCCTGCCTGGAAGCCGCGCCTTGCCCCCGGTCCGCGGCCTGCGCCCAGGCCTTCGCGGACAAGGCCGTCCTGGCCCGATTGGCCCGATCGGCCCCGTCCGCTGGACCGGAGCGGACCAACCATCCCGCTCCGCCGGAATCCCTCTGCCTGCTGCGCACCGGACTGGACGACTTCGGCCTGGAGTTCCACCCCTTGGCCGGAGAACTGCCGGACCAGGAAGCCCGAACGGCCCGCCGCGAGCTGCTGCGCTCCCACCGGCTGCGGATCGTCCCGCGTCGGGTCCTTCTGGAGCAGACCGCGGCTGAAGCCCTGTACCATGAACCTGACTGGATGATCGACACGCCATGA
- a CDS encoding CgeB family protein produces the protein MTSTPLRILTVLPMYGGSLPIGRYCVRALRALGHTVECFEAPEFHGAFRALKEQRIAADRLVALENGFLQLVAQTVLAKVEHFEPDLVLALAQAPLSRQALQRLRRDKVPTAMWFVEDYQVFPYWKAFARLYDAFAVIQKEPFFGLLEELDQRNALYLPLAADPDFHRPLEITRELSAVDQRRYGSDLSFLGAGYPNRLVAFRQFLSLDFKIWGNDWPTHGPLTPLLQRPGERITPEEAVKIFNAAKINLNLHSSVKADPLVPGGDFVNPRTFELASCQAFQLVDRRGLLAELFTDRELAVFENMDDLRDAIHHYLAHPEERLAMSRLARERVLREHTYQHRMATLLAFLQDRLGLGAARTKTDSGAPEPTPDASPLAALSPDLRAQVDALLQDLDLRPTVRFEDLIWTIRQRQGTLSELETALLFLDEWRKQYGGGRR, from the coding sequence ATGACCTCCACGCCCCTGCGAATTCTCACGGTCCTGCCCATGTACGGCGGGTCCCTGCCCATCGGCCGCTACTGCGTCCGGGCCCTGCGCGCCCTGGGCCATACGGTGGAGTGCTTCGAGGCTCCGGAATTTCACGGCGCATTCCGGGCCCTCAAGGAACAGCGCATTGCCGCGGATCGGCTGGTGGCCCTGGAAAACGGCTTCCTCCAACTCGTGGCCCAGACCGTCCTGGCCAAGGTGGAACATTTCGAGCCGGACCTGGTCCTGGCCCTGGCCCAGGCTCCGTTAAGCCGCCAGGCCCTGCAACGCCTGCGCCGGGACAAGGTGCCCACGGCCATGTGGTTCGTGGAGGATTATCAGGTCTTTCCCTACTGGAAAGCCTTCGCCCGGCTCTACGACGCCTTCGCGGTGATCCAGAAGGAGCCGTTTTTCGGCCTGCTGGAAGAGCTGGACCAGCGCAACGCCCTCTACCTGCCCCTGGCCGCGGACCCGGACTTTCACCGCCCCCTGGAGATCACCCGGGAGCTGTCCGCCGTGGACCAGCGCCGCTACGGATCGGACCTCTCCTTCCTTGGAGCGGGATATCCCAACCGCCTGGTCGCCTTCCGCCAATTCCTGTCCCTGGACTTCAAGATCTGGGGCAACGACTGGCCCACTCACGGCCCCCTGACTCCGCTGCTGCAACGCCCCGGGGAACGGATCACCCCGGAGGAGGCGGTCAAGATCTTCAACGCCGCCAAGATCAACCTGAACCTGCACTCCAGCGTCAAGGCCGATCCCCTGGTTCCCGGCGGCGACTTCGTCAACCCCCGGACCTTCGAACTGGCCTCCTGCCAAGCGTTCCAACTGGTGGACCGCCGCGGCCTGCTGGCCGAACTGTTCACGGACCGGGAGCTGGCCGTGTTCGAGAACATGGACGATCTGCGCGACGCCATCCACCACTACCTGGCCCACCCCGAAGAGCGCCTGGCCATGAGCCGCCTGGCCCGGGAACGGGTGCTGCGCGAGCACACCTACCAGCACCGCATGGCGACCCTGCTGGCATTCCTCCAGGACCGCCTCGGCCTGGGCGCGGCACGGACCAAAACAGACTCCGGCGCTCCCGAACCAACCCCCGACGCCTCCCCCCTGGCCGCCCTCTCCCCGGATCTGCGCGCCCAGGTGGACGCCCTGCTCCAGGACCTGGACCTGCGCCCCACCGTCCGCTTCGAAGACCTGATCTGGACCATCCGTCAACGCCAAGGTACCCTCAGCGAACTGGAAACCGCCCTGCTGTTTCTGGACGAATGGCGCAAGCAGTATGGCGGGGGAAGGCGGTAA